The Anolis carolinensis isolate JA03-04 chromosome 2, rAnoCar3.1.pri, whole genome shotgun sequence genome has a window encoding:
- the kctd6 gene encoding BTB/POZ domain-containing protein KCTD6, with amino-acid sequence MDNGDWGYIMTEPVTLNVGGHLYTTSLTTLTRYPDSMLGAMFRGDFPTARDSQGNYFIDRDGPLFRYVLNFLRTSELTLPVDFKEFDLLRKEADFYQIEPLIQCLNDPKPLYPVDTFEEVVELSSTRKLSKYSNPVAVIITQLTITTKVHSLLEGISNYFTKWNKHMMDTRDCQVSFTFGPCDYHQEVSLRVHLMEYITKQGFTIRNTRVHHMSERANENTVEHNWTFCRLARKTDD; translated from the exons ATGGATAATGGAGACTGGGGATATATA aTGACTGAACCAGTCACTCTCAATGTGGGAGGCCACTTGTACACGACGTCGCTGACCACACTCACCAGGTATCCTGATTCGATGCTGGGAGCCATGTTCCGGGGAGACTTCCCCACTGCCAGAGATTCTCAGGGCAATTACTTCATTGACCGGGATGGGCCGCTTTTCCGGTACGTTCTCAATTTTTTACGGACCTCAGAGCTGACTCTGCCTGTGGACTTCAAGGAATTTGATTTGCTTCGAAAAGAAGCTGATTTTTATCAGATCGAACCTTTGATACAGTGTCTTAACGACCCCAAGCCTTTGTATCCTGTGGATACTTTTGAGGAGGTGGTGGAGCTTTCCAGCACACGCAAGCTTTCCAAATACTCCAATCCGGTGGCGGTGATCATAACGCAGCTCACCATCACAACAAAGGTCCACTCGTTGTTGGAAGGGATTTCCAACTATTTTACCAAGTGGAATAAGCACATGATGGATACCAGAGACTGCCAAGTTTCTTTTACCTTTGGGCCGTGCGATTACCACCAAGAGGTCTCTCTCCGTGTCCATCTGATGGAGTACATCACGAAGCAGGGTTTCACCATTCGAAATACAAGAGTCCACCACATGAGCGAGCGAGCGAATGAAAACACAGTTGAACACAACTGGACTTTCTGTAGACTGGCCCGAAAAACGGACGACTGA